In the genome of Paenibacillus pabuli, the window TTACTTCCGTACAATCTCACATGAGTTATATGAGAGCGCCGTTCTGGACGGATGCAACAATTTCAAAATCTACTACAGAATCTATCTGCCATTGGCTTTGCCTGCGATCGGAACTATTGCCATTCTGAACTTTATCGGAAGCTGGAACAATATCTTGTGGCCGATGATCATCGTGGATAGCCGGGATATGTTTACGTTACCGATGGGACTCATGTATCTGGACTCATCTTCATTCAAGAAATGGAATGAACTTATGGCAGGGGCTTTGATTACGGTCATTCCAATCCTGCTTGCCTTCCCGTTCATGCAGAAGATGTATGTCAAGGGCATGACGGTAGGTTCAGTAAAAATGTAATTTTATGATGGCGCGTTAACCATCCACAGCAACTAAATCATACAAGATTGGAATGAAATGAATGACTACAAAAACCGCGCATATTGTCGCACATTCTCACTGGGACAGGGAGTGGTATCTATCCTTCGAGAAGCACAGAATGTTGCTCGTTCAGCTTATGGAGGATTTAATTGAGACGTTTGAAAAAGACCCGAAATTTACGAGCTTTCATCTGGATGGGCAATTTATTGTGCTTGAGGATTACCTGGAAATTATGCCGCACCGGTCGAACCAGGTCCGCAAGTTAATTGAACAGGGCAAGCTGATCGTTGGTCCATGGTACATTCTTCAAGATGAGTTCCTCGTCAGCAGTGAAGCCAATGCACGAAATCTGTTAATTGGTATCCAAGCCTCTGAACAAATGGGGGGATATGCAAAAATCGGATATTTCCCGGATTCCTTCGGCAATATGGGCCAGGCACCGCAGCTCATTAGTCAGGCAGGCATTGAGGTAGCTGTATATGGACGTGGAGTGAAGCCAGTTGGATTCAATAATGAAATTCAGTCTGGTAATGAACATACCTCCAAATACTCGGAGATGTATTGGGAATCTCCCGATGGTACTCGTGTACTGGCGATCCTGTTCGCCAATTGGTACAACAACGGCATGGAGATTCCGGTGGAACCTGGGGAGGCGAAAGCTTACTGGGCCGAAAAACTGGCTGCAGCAGAAGAGTTTGCTTCAAGTTCGGAACTCCTGTTCATGAACGGATGTGATCATCAGCCGCTCCAGAAGGATCTGACACAAGCGTTAAAGATTGCTACAGAGATTATGCCAGATGTGACGTTTCGTCATTCCAGTTTTCCCGAGTACATTCAGGCTTTGCAAAATGCGAAACCACAATCATTGGATGTCATTCGCGGTGAACTTCGAAGCCAATGGACCGACGGCTGGATCACACTTGTAAATACGGCTTCAGCAAGGGTATATATCAAACAGCAAAATGTAATGAGTCAAACATTACTGGAGAAAGTGGCTGAACCGTTGGCAGTCATGGCCTCTCTATATACAGGCATTTATCCACGGCATGAACTGTTATATGCCTGGAAGACGTTGCTGAAGAACCATCCCCATGACAGTATCTGCGGATGCAGTGTTGATGAAGTCCATAGGGAGATGATGACCCGGTTTGCCAAATCGCAAGAAGTGGCTGAAGCCATAGCGGTTCGGAGTGCTCGTACAATAGCCGAATCGGTGGATACATCTGGCTTTGACGCAGATTCTGCGTTGCCTTTTGTAGTGGTGAACACTTCGGGACATCGTCGATCCAATGTGATTGTAACTAGATTAGACGTTGAGCGACGGTACTTTGACCACCAGCCTCCGCATGAAAAGTATCAGGAATTTAAGCGCGAATATGAAGCTTTTAACGCGAACGACTGGGTTGTACTGAACGCTGATGGCAAGCAAGTGGAAGCCGTAATCACACCCGTTGGTCCGACATTTGGATATGATTTGCCGGATAACCGATTCCGTCAACCTTACTGGGCATATCAAGTGGATGTAGAGCTTCATGTCCAGAATATCCCGGGTTTTGGATATCATACTTTTGCTCTTGTGCCTCAGAGCTCCTTTGCAGATGCTGCGTCAAATGAGTCAATAAGCCCTGAACTTGTCGTAGGAGAACAAGTGATGGAGAACGATGATGTGCGGATCGAGATTGCGGGGGATGGATCGTTTACCATGTTGGATAAAGTGAACGGTCGTAATTATACAGGGCTTGGCATTTATGAGGATACGGGGGATATCGGAAATGAGTATATGTACAGACAACCGGATCAGGAA includes:
- a CDS encoding alpha-mannosidase, with product MTTKTAHIVAHSHWDREWYLSFEKHRMLLVQLMEDLIETFEKDPKFTSFHLDGQFIVLEDYLEIMPHRSNQVRKLIEQGKLIVGPWYILQDEFLVSSEANARNLLIGIQASEQMGGYAKIGYFPDSFGNMGQAPQLISQAGIEVAVYGRGVKPVGFNNEIQSGNEHTSKYSEMYWESPDGTRVLAILFANWYNNGMEIPVEPGEAKAYWAEKLAAAEEFASSSELLFMNGCDHQPLQKDLTQALKIATEIMPDVTFRHSSFPEYIQALQNAKPQSLDVIRGELRSQWTDGWITLVNTASARVYIKQQNVMSQTLLEKVAEPLAVMASLYTGIYPRHELLYAWKTLLKNHPHDSICGCSVDEVHREMMTRFAKSQEVAEAIAVRSARTIAESVDTSGFDADSALPFVVVNTSGHRRSNVIVTRLDVERRYFDHQPPHEKYQEFKREYEAFNANDWVVLNADGKQVEAVITPVGPTFGYDLPDNRFRQPYWAYQVDVELHVQNIPGFGYHTFALVPQSSFADAASNESISPELVVGEQVMENDDVRIEIAGDGSFTMLDKVNGRNYTGLGIYEDTGDIGNEYMYRQPDQEAPLTTQGLPAQIKLVHHTPLKAVYEIVHTWNLPVGADELLDEEIRSMVPFRYRKSRRLDKTREVSIRTELSLEKTGRSVGIKSYIDNTVQDHRIRMLFQTGLEASHVTVDSIYELAQRPIQPEAAWSNPSNAQHQNAFVSISNGREGLTIANKGLNEYEVLANQNTIAVTLLRGVRELGDWGVFATPEAQCLGQHILEMELISHDLDVIESDAYVQAYQFPVPWTVQQTGVHGGTLPANHGFLQWEGDHLAFSALKRGEANDDLLFRVFNVSSEMTSLKVTPSFEAKEVYESTIVEDQGEAMKAADDGSYVVNVGPAKIQTIGIQPTTSFT